The proteins below are encoded in one region of Sphingobacteriales bacterium:
- a CDS encoding class I SAM-dependent methyltransferase — protein sequence MDFKHRFSDRVENYIKYRPGYPEEIIATLQLEIGLMPSDVVADIGSGTGLSAKLFLEHGNTVYGVEPNEPMRKAAEALLAEYDHFISIHGSSEATSLKADSIDLIVCAQAFHWFDRAKTKTEFQRIAAKGAHLCLIWNDRKASEPFQQDYEQLIQDFAIDYNEISHRNITQDIISDFYAPNTFKKFILNYEQHFNLEGLIGRIISSSYMPNQCHPNFPQLRNAIVHLFNAYEQNGIVTFAYDTNLYIGKIK from the coding sequence ATGGACTTCAAACACCGCTTTTCCGACCGTGTAGAAAACTACATCAAATACCGGCCGGGCTATCCGGAAGAAATCATCGCCACCCTGCAACTCGAAATCGGTCTGATGCCCAGCGATGTGGTGGCGGATATCGGCAGCGGCACGGGCTTGTCGGCAAAGCTGTTTCTGGAGCACGGCAATACCGTGTACGGCGTGGAGCCCAACGAGCCGATGCGCAAAGCGGCGGAAGCCCTGCTGGCGGAATACGACCACTTCATCAGCATACACGGCAGTTCGGAAGCTACCAGCCTGAAAGCGGATTCCATCGACCTGATTGTATGCGCGCAGGCGTTCCACTGGTTCGACAGGGCAAAAACCAAGACGGAATTTCAGCGCATTGCCGCCAAAGGAGCGCATCTGTGTCTGATCTGGAACGACCGCAAGGCATCTGAACCTTTCCAGCAGGATTACGAACAGCTGATTCAGGATTTTGCCATCGACTATAATGAAATCTCGCACCGCAATATCACGCAGGATATCATCAGCGATTTTTATGCACCGAATACCTTTAAAAAATTCATTCTTAATTATGAGCAGCACTTCAACCTGGAAGGCCTGATAGGCCGTATCATTTCCTCTTCGTACATGCCGAATCAATGCCATCCGAATTTTCCACAGTTAAGAAATGCTATCGTTCATCTTTTTAACGCTTACGAACAAAACGGAATTGTTACATTTGCCTACGATACGAATTTGTACATTGGTAAGATAAAATAG
- the eno gene encoding phosphopyruvate hydratase, protein MSHIISVHARQILDSRGNPTVEADVITESGIVGRAAVPSGASTGTHEAVELRDGGKAYMGKGVLKAVSNVNTFIAEALVGENVLNQREIDSILIELDGTENKKKLGANAILAVSLAAAKAGAQVAGLPLYRYIGGTNARTLPIPLMNILNGGAHADNKIDFQEFMVVPVGATTFSDGLRMGVEIFQNLKKVLKAKGYSTNVGDEGGFAPEIKSNEEAIETVLKAIESAGYKPGDQVKIAMDAAASEFYDAKKKKYVFKKSDNKVLSSEEMVDYWAKWVKKYPIVSIEDGLAEDDWRGWKLLTESVGSKCQLVGDDLFVTNVKRLQEGIDKNIANSILVKVNQIGSLTETIDTVELAHRNRYTSVMSHRSGETEDSTIADLAVALNCGQIKTGSASRSDRMAKYNQLLRIEEELGPEAVYPGKGYRFF, encoded by the coding sequence ATGAGTCACATTATTTCCGTTCATGCCCGACAAATCCTGGATTCCCGAGGCAATCCAACCGTAGAAGCAGATGTCATCACCGAAAGCGGCATTGTTGGCCGTGCAGCCGTTCCCTCGGGAGCATCCACCGGTACACACGAAGCGGTGGAGTTGCGCGATGGCGGCAAAGCCTATATGGGAAAAGGCGTACTGAAAGCGGTATCGAATGTGAATACCTTTATTGCGGAAGCGTTGGTAGGAGAGAACGTACTGAACCAGCGGGAGATAGATTCCATCCTGATAGAACTGGACGGAACCGAAAATAAAAAGAAACTGGGCGCGAATGCGATTTTGGCGGTGTCTTTGGCGGCAGCGAAAGCGGGCGCACAGGTGGCAGGTTTGCCCTTGTACCGCTACATCGGCGGAACGAATGCGCGTACCTTGCCGATTCCGTTGATGAACATCCTGAACGGCGGCGCACATGCCGATAATAAAATTGACTTCCAGGAATTCATGGTGGTGCCGGTAGGGGCGACTACCTTCTCCGATGGCTTGAGAATGGGCGTGGAGATTTTCCAAAACCTGAAAAAAGTACTGAAAGCGAAAGGCTACTCCACCAATGTAGGTGATGAAGGCGGCTTTGCGCCTGAAATAAAATCGAACGAAGAGGCGATAGAGACGGTGTTGAAAGCGATTGAAAGCGCGGGCTACAAACCCGGCGACCAGGTGAAAATCGCGATGGATGCGGCAGCTTCAGAATTCTACGATGCAAAGAAGAAAAAGTATGTTTTCAAGAAATCAGACAATAAGGTGCTGTCATCCGAAGAGATGGTGGATTACTGGGCAAAATGGGTGAAAAAATATCCGATTGTTTCCATTGAAGACGGACTGGCGGAAGATGACTGGAGAGGCTGGAAGTTGCTGACAGAATCTGTAGGCAGCAAATGCCAGTTGGTAGGGGATGATTTGTTTGTAACCAATGTAAAGCGTTTGCAGGAAGGTATTGACAAGAATATTGCGAACTCCATTCTGGTGAAAGTAAATCAGATCGGTTCACTGACGGAAACCATAGACACAGTGGAGTTGGCGCACCGAAACAGATATACATCTGTGATGAGCCACCGAAGCGGAGAAACCGAAGACAGTACGATTGCGGATCTGGCGGTGGCGCTGAACTGCGGACAAATCAAGACCGGTTCCGCATCGCGCAGCGACCGTATGGCAAAATACAACCAGTTGCTGCGCATCGAGGAAGAGTTGGGCCCGGAGGCAGTTTATCCGGGCAAAGGATATCGATTCTTTTAA
- a CDS encoding cytochrome c has product MIKWIKRIAVVLVLLIAIALGYLTLALPNVGKPDDLKIEATPEVIARGAYLANHVSVCIDCHSKRDWSKFSGPPVEGTEGMGGDAFTKEFGFPGSFYAKNITPAGVGKWTDGELLRAISCGVNRDNKAFFPVMPYPYYAHMDKEDIIAIIAYIRTLKPIQNEVPPSEPEFPMSIILNTIPQKASFTKRPEKAANAIYGAYVVNAAGCSECHTNAIKGKKVEGMDFAGGREFNLPGKTIVSSNITPDKETGIGYWTEEAFVSKFKSFEAKSTLADIKSPSDFQTMMPWSMYAGMDSVDLKAIYAYLQALKPIKNKVVKNLNG; this is encoded by the coding sequence ATGATAAAATGGATTAAACGAATAGCAGTTGTTTTAGTTCTCCTGATAGCAATTGCACTGGGCTATCTTACGCTGGCATTACCCAATGTTGGCAAACCGGATGACCTGAAAATCGAGGCGACTCCTGAAGTGATTGCCCGAGGCGCCTATTTAGCCAACCACGTATCGGTGTGTATTGACTGCCACTCCAAACGAGACTGGTCTAAATTCTCCGGCCCGCCGGTGGAAGGGACAGAAGGAATGGGCGGCGACGCCTTTACAAAAGAGTTTGGATTCCCCGGCAGCTTTTACGCAAAAAACATTACACCGGCAGGTGTCGGAAAATGGACAGACGGTGAATTGCTGAGAGCCATTTCCTGCGGCGTAAACCGCGACAACAAAGCGTTTTTCCCCGTCATGCCTTACCCGTATTACGCACATATGGACAAGGAGGACATCATTGCCATCATTGCATATATCCGCACATTAAAACCGATACAAAATGAGGTACCTCCTTCTGAACCGGAATTCCCGATGAGTATTATCCTCAATACCATCCCTCAGAAAGCCTCTTTTACCAAGAGACCTGAAAAGGCTGCCAATGCCATATACGGCGCATATGTAGTAAATGCAGCCGGCTGTTCAGAATGCCATACAAATGCCATTAAAGGCAAGAAGGTGGAGGGCATGGATTTTGCAGGGGGGAGAGAATTTAATCTGCCCGGAAAGACAATTGTTTCCTCTAATATCACGCCGGACAAGGAAACCGGCATAGGTTACTGGACGGAAGAAGCTTTTGTGTCGAAATTTAAATCTTTTGAAGCTAAATCCACTTTGGCAGATATTAAATCCCCATCTGACTTCCAGACTATGATGCCCTGGAGCATGTATGCCGGAATGGATAGCGTGGACCTAAAGGCCATATATGCTTATCTGCAGGCATTGAAGCCGATTAAAAATAAGGTAGTGAAGAATCTTAACGGATAG
- a CDS encoding sterol desaturase family protein has protein sequence MKSLIVYSIPAFFVLIAIEIIIDKIKKTHLYRLNDAISNINTGIVQQVTGVLLKILNIGVYIWIYDNYRITTMPQTWYTWILLLLGVDFFYYWFHRLSHEISVLWGTHVVHHQSEEYNLSVALRQSATQVFGSFWFYLPLAFIGFDPLSFLVVAQIQTLYQFWIHTRLIGKLPAWFELVMNTPSHHRVHHGVNPKYIDKNHGGTFIIYDRIFGTFQEEEEEVHYGITSQLKSWNVAVANFDYYGWMAKQLVHVKNIKDFFLVLFKAPGWRPAYLGGPIVPKEIDTTRQLYDADTNSRMHVYLSIQFLLMLAFVSYFLFGIDKFNLKQELVGIGFIVLSSITIGSLFERKRWAAVLEVVRLLVAVPVLYYLLR, from the coding sequence ATGAAATCACTCATCGTTTATTCCATTCCGGCTTTCTTTGTACTGATAGCCATTGAAATAATAATTGACAAGATCAAGAAGACGCATCTGTATCGTCTGAATGATGCCATCAGCAATATCAATACAGGTATTGTACAGCAGGTAACCGGCGTGTTGCTGAAGATATTGAATATAGGAGTGTATATCTGGATTTATGACAATTACCGTATCACCACCATGCCGCAAACCTGGTACACCTGGATACTGCTGTTGCTGGGCGTCGATTTTTTTTACTACTGGTTTCACCGCCTGTCACATGAAATCAGCGTTTTGTGGGGGACCCATGTGGTGCATCATCAGAGTGAGGAATATAATTTGTCCGTTGCCTTGCGGCAGTCAGCCACACAGGTCTTCGGCTCCTTCTGGTTTTACCTGCCACTGGCTTTTATAGGGTTTGATCCTCTTTCCTTCTTAGTGGTAGCACAGATACAAACCTTATATCAGTTCTGGATACATACGCGCTTAATCGGAAAGTTGCCGGCCTGGTTTGAGTTGGTGATGAATACGCCCTCTCATCATCGGGTGCACCACGGCGTGAATCCAAAATATATCGACAAGAATCATGGAGGTACCTTTATCATCTACGACAGGATATTCGGCACCTTTCAGGAAGAAGAGGAAGAAGTGCATTACGGCATCACATCGCAGCTGAAAAGCTGGAATGTTGCCGTCGCCAATTTTGATTATTACGGCTGGATGGCAAAACAATTGGTGCATGTGAAAAATATAAAGGATTTTTTCCTTGTTTTATTCAAAGCTCCCGGGTGGCGGCCGGCATACCTCGGCGGCCCCATCGTGCCGAAGGAAATTGATACCACCCGTCAACTGTATGATGCAGATACCAATTCAAGGATGCATGTGTATCTTTCGATACAGTTCTTGCTGATGCTCGCATTTGTTTCGTATTTTTTATTCGGAATTGATAAATTCAATCTAAAGCAGGAACTGGTCGGCATCGGCTTCATCGTATTGTCTTCCATTACCATCGGGTCGCTGTTCGAGCGTAAGAGGTGGGCAGCTGTGCTGGAAGTGGTCCGGCTTCTAGTGGCAGTTCCTGTTTTGTATTATTTGTTGAGATAA
- a CDS encoding septum formation initiator family protein — MAIVDSKLKEKIPALFRNKFFLLFFGYFIYLLFFNQNTLFSQAKLALELHKLSKEEAYYTKEIQKVKLQQKELFSGIEQMEKFARENYWMKRDSEDLYIFVEEEK, encoded by the coding sequence ATGGCCATCGTCGATTCAAAGCTCAAAGAAAAGATTCCCGCCTTATTCAGGAATAAGTTCTTTTTATTGTTTTTCGGGTATTTCATTTACCTCTTGTTTTTTAACCAGAATACGCTCTTTTCCCAGGCCAAACTGGCACTGGAACTGCATAAACTTTCAAAAGAAGAGGCTTATTATACCAAAGAAATTCAGAAAGTGAAATTGCAGCAAAAGGAGCTTTTTTCCGGAATTGAGCAGATGGAAAAATTTGCCCGTGAAAACTACTGGATGAAACGCGACAGCGAAGACCTGTACATTTTCGTGGAGGAAGAGAAATAG
- a CDS encoding DUF1295 domain-containing protein: MQFYSYLKVFGIILLFMYGIFLLAQLKKNNSIVDIFWGMGFVVIVVYFLLSVNAYIESKHVFLVKHVVNFLVIIWGLRLASHIFVRNIGQPEDWRYINFRKLWTKHNIPHWLGALLQVFLLQGFFMFIIALPVIHINTSFISISFLTFLGLIVWLAGFFFEAVGDYQLTVFKKNPANKGKAMRYGLWKFTRHPNYFGEMMMWWGIWIMSVNFFAPLQTIIGLLSPVTVTWLLTKVSGVPMLESKYRDNPEYQEYIKNTPAFIPKFW; encoded by the coding sequence ATGCAATTCTACAGTTATCTGAAAGTTTTTGGGATTATTCTGCTGTTTATGTACGGTATTTTTTTACTGGCACAGCTGAAAAAGAATAATTCAATCGTCGATATTTTCTGGGGTATGGGATTTGTTGTGATTGTTGTCTATTTTCTGCTTTCTGTAAATGCGTACATTGAAAGCAAACATGTGTTTTTGGTAAAACATGTCGTTAATTTCCTGGTAATTATCTGGGGGCTTCGCTTAGCTTCGCATATTTTCGTTCGCAACATCGGTCAGCCGGAGGATTGGCGATATATTAATTTCCGGAAGCTTTGGACAAAGCACAACATTCCGCACTGGCTGGGTGCATTGCTGCAGGTATTTTTATTGCAGGGCTTCTTTATGTTCATCATAGCACTTCCTGTAATCCATATAAATACCTCGTTCATAAGCATCAGTTTCCTCACTTTTTTAGGATTAATAGTTTGGCTGGCAGGTTTCTTTTTTGAGGCGGTCGGAGATTATCAGCTGACAGTATTTAAAAAGAACCCGGCAAACAAGGGCAAAGCTATGCGCTACGGATTATGGAAATTTACCCGACATCCGAATTATTTCGGTGAAATGATGATGTGGTGGGGTATCTGGATCATGTCAGTAAATTTCTTTGCACCACTACAAACAATCATTGGCTTGTTAAGCCCCGTTACTGTTACCTGGCTGCTTACAAAAGTATCAGGGGTGCCGATGCTGGAAAGCAAATACAGAGATAACCCGGAATACCAGGAGTATATAAAGAATACGCCTGCTTTCATTCCGAAATTTTGGTAA
- a CDS encoding 6-phosphogluconolactonase, with protein sequence MDIDIQTAYKAPDTKYFQTKEEFDEAVARDFFYHANRSLKRGYKFLVGLSHGQSPAGAYQYIIDHYGELTSSHNIFFSFVNSPLKSQEGLQGVMDAGSFLRTLVKKGLITAEQVIGRDIHTDTLEEYAAEFNELLGQFLQQNNKKGFDYAFLASNPRGRVAGIERNSKTFGSKEIAEIVTINKEKELTTTPYFLMQSRHIAFFATKADKRRPLAWLYCTTGKPDESPSFIRFIDNLKNRVTVFIDYKALTWPQIEINRETPYGTSTIRLDVAYPYKENAKEKLPVIVLIHGFLGLNSFDGLLTSIPSTRYIAAAMHYGTIPSELPVDDYSKHVMKNIDAVVDYFGSKGHPVYIFDHSMGNIYFLMMDREFENLNGIKKYLHGRIGANPFFGEESKHALLGFLDNVIVPSMNFSDAVIQKPFLLAFRRIIPLDSKAGVRKRGINLSEMLINREATEKSNIWTAVKSRIIYLMTNMDSLPHLNRIPIERALNKTPSKVFAIQTHSALQESIAYDSQRGLVNIPKYNIPVLILKSERDSVAKFVPRLYEGMNIEVVDITNYEENDLFREHLYHMVNPRKTAKIIDEFVEKAELLRTLHPSS encoded by the coding sequence ATGGATATAGACATACAAACGGCTTATAAGGCACCTGATACAAAATATTTTCAGACTAAAGAAGAATTTGATGAAGCCGTTGCCCGTGATTTCTTCTATCATGCCAATCGCTCATTAAAAAGAGGTTATAAGTTTCTGGTCGGTTTATCACACGGGCAGTCACCGGCCGGAGCGTATCAGTATATCATTGATCATTACGGAGAACTCACCAGTTCGCATAATATCTTTTTTTCGTTTGTCAATTCTCCGCTGAAAAGTCAGGAAGGTCTGCAGGGAGTGATGGATGCCGGTTCCTTTTTAAGGACATTGGTGAAGAAAGGATTGATAACAGCAGAGCAGGTGATTGGCAGGGACATTCATACAGATACGTTGGAAGAATATGCTGCAGAGTTCAATGAGCTGCTGGGTCAGTTTCTGCAGCAGAACAATAAAAAGGGATTTGATTATGCTTTTCTGGCCTCCAATCCAAGAGGAAGGGTGGCAGGAATAGAACGCAATTCTAAAACGTTTGGATCAAAGGAAATAGCGGAAATAGTCACTATCAATAAAGAAAAGGAATTAACCACCACTCCCTATTTTTTAATGCAATCCAGACATATCGCATTTTTCGCGACTAAGGCAGATAAACGCCGGCCATTGGCATGGTTGTACTGTACAACAGGTAAACCCGATGAAAGTCCGAGTTTTATAAGGTTTATAGACAATCTGAAGAACAGGGTAACGGTATTCATTGATTATAAAGCACTAACATGGCCGCAGATTGAAATTAACAGGGAAACACCTTACGGCACCAGTACCATACGTTTGGATGTAGCTTATCCATATAAGGAAAATGCTAAGGAAAAATTACCGGTCATTGTTTTAATTCACGGATTTTTAGGCCTCAACTCTTTTGACGGATTGTTAACCTCCATACCATCCACCAGGTATATCGCTGCCGCTATGCATTACGGAACGATTCCGTCGGAATTGCCGGTAGACGACTATTCCAAACATGTGATGAAAAACATAGATGCCGTCGTCGATTATTTTGGTTCCAAAGGGCACCCGGTCTATATTTTTGACCATTCCATGGGCAATATCTATTTCCTGATGATGGACAGGGAGTTTGAAAACCTCAACGGCATTAAAAAGTATTTACACGGAAGGATTGGCGCCAATCCTTTTTTCGGCGAGGAATCCAAACACGCCCTGCTGGGATTTCTGGATAATGTCATTGTTCCGTCCATGAATTTTTCGGATGCGGTCATTCAGAAGCCATTCCTGCTGGCATTCCGAAGGATTATTCCATTGGACAGTAAGGCCGGTGTGCGTAAAAGAGGGATAAACCTTTCCGAGATGCTGATTAACCGGGAAGCCACCGAAAAAAGCAATATCTGGACTGCGGTGAAATCTAGGATTATTTATTTAATGACCAATATGGACTCGTTGCCGCACCTGAACAGGATTCCGATAGAACGGGCATTGAACAAGACACCGTCAAAGGTATTTGCCATACAGACACATTCCGCCTTACAGGAATCTATCGCTTATGACAGTCAGAGAGGCCTGGTAAATATACCAAAATACAATATTCCGGTTCTTATACTGAAAAGCGAACGGGACAGTGTTGCCAAATTTGTACCCAGGTTATACGAAGGAATGAATATTGAAGTGGTCGATATTACCAATTATGAAGAAAATGACCTTTTCCGGGAGCACTTGTATCATATGGTGAACCCGCGGAAAACGGCTAAGATCATAGATGAGTTTGTTGAAAAGGCTGAATTGCTGAGAACGCTGCATCCGTCTTCTTAA
- a CDS encoding NifU family protein, whose product MDSKIELMEKVQDALNNIRPFLNSDGGDIELIDITDDMVAQVRLLGNCDGCKMSVSTMKAGVESTVKNFVPEIKSVEAI is encoded by the coding sequence ATAGACAGTAAGATAGAATTGATGGAAAAAGTACAGGATGCGCTGAATAATATCCGTCCGTTCCTGAATTCAGACGGCGGGGACATCGAGCTGATAGATATTACCGATGACATGGTAGCTCAGGTAAGGCTTTTAGGGAATTGTGATGGTTGCAAGATGAGCGTTTCCACCATGAAAGCAGGCGTAGAGAGTACGGTTAAGAATTTCGTTCCGGAAATAAAATCGGTAGAAGCCATATAA
- a CDS encoding Mrp/NBP35 family ATP-binding protein has product MKFTEQQILHALSQVEDPDFKKDLVSLGMIKNLSFSEDEIRFTIELTTPACPLKEQLENDCRNAIAQLVSNDVKVIIDFTSRVTTLRNVKSDILPNVKNIITVASGKGGVGKSTVAVNLALALLRAGARVGLIDADIYGPSVPTMLGLQSSRPGIQQVDDKNKIVPVDYLGMQVMSIGFLIQDKQPVAWRGPMATSALRQIITDALWNDLDYLVLDLPPGTGDIHLTLAQLVPVTGAIVVTTPQEVALIDARKAIAFYQLESVNVPVLGVVENMSYFTPPELPDKKYYIFGKGGGRLLAQQFEVPFLGELPIEQDIREGGDFGKPIALQTATAAAVAFEQLAQSVAQQIAIINNASVSIN; this is encoded by the coding sequence ATGAAATTTACAGAACAACAGATATTGCATGCACTTTCTCAGGTAGAAGACCCCGATTTCAAAAAGGATCTGGTTTCGCTGGGAATGATAAAGAATCTATCGTTTAGCGAGGATGAAATAAGATTTACCATTGAACTTACCACACCGGCTTGCCCGCTGAAGGAGCAATTGGAAAATGATTGCCGGAATGCCATCGCCCAGCTGGTTTCCAATGATGTAAAGGTGATAATTGATTTCACCTCGAGGGTTACGACCTTGCGGAATGTGAAATCAGATATTTTACCGAACGTAAAAAACATTATCACGGTAGCTTCCGGAAAAGGAGGGGTGGGGAAGTCTACCGTCGCCGTGAACTTAGCGTTAGCGCTCCTCCGAGCCGGAGCAAGAGTTGGATTAATCGATGCGGATATCTACGGACCGTCTGTACCGACTATGCTCGGGCTGCAAAGTTCCAGACCCGGAATTCAGCAGGTGGACGATAAGAACAAAATTGTTCCGGTAGATTACCTCGGTATGCAGGTGATGTCTATCGGTTTTCTGATACAGGACAAACAGCCTGTTGCCTGGCGTGGCCCGATGGCAACTTCTGCCTTACGCCAGATTATTACCGATGCCTTGTGGAATGACCTGGATTATCTGGTGCTGGACTTGCCACCTGGAACAGGAGACATCCATCTTACATTGGCGCAGTTGGTACCAGTAACCGGAGCCATCGTGGTGACGACACCGCAGGAAGTGGCCCTGATAGATGCACGTAAGGCAATTGCCTTTTATCAGTTGGAATCTGTCAATGTGCCGGTATTGGGTGTGGTGGAAAATATGTCTTATTTCACACCACCGGAATTGCCGGATAAGAAATATTATATTTTTGGAAAAGGCGGTGGCAGGTTGCTGGCACAGCAGTTTGAGGTGCCGTTCTTAGGCGAATTGCCCATTGAACAGGATATCAGGGAAGGGGGAGATTTCGGAAAGCCCATTGCATTGCAAACGGCTACTGCTGCAGCCGTAGCTTTTGAGCAACTGGCACAAAGTGTTGCACAACAAATTGCCATTATTAATAACGCAAGTGTCTCCATAAATTAG
- a CDS encoding M23 family metallopeptidase, with product MQKSLSKTLKENKLDPSLMEKLNVAFNGKYNVNKIRKGDTLQFIYDQLSINGQFLNYGHVQAICIKTRKKSIYAVDYFLKDDSSYQYVDDAGKYLKTSFLKSPLKKGGSIVSRFSLRRFHPILQVEKAHLGTDFAAPQGTPIIATASGVIEAAQFTHNNGKYVKIRHDRRYETQYLHMSRFARGIRKGVRVQQGQVIGFVGSTGLATGPHVCYRFWKHGAQVDPLREKLNVVRQVPKKELNDYLAYFTAVKQALETISIR from the coding sequence ATGCAAAAGTCGTTATCCAAAACATTGAAAGAAAATAAGCTGGACCCATCGCTGATGGAAAAGTTAAATGTTGCGTTTAACGGGAAGTACAATGTAAACAAAATCCGGAAAGGGGATACGCTGCAGTTCATCTACGACCAATTGAGCATTAACGGACAATTTCTGAATTACGGGCATGTACAGGCCATTTGCATTAAAACCAGGAAGAAAAGCATTTATGCGGTTGATTATTTCCTGAAAGATGACAGCAGCTATCAGTATGTGGACGATGCCGGGAAATACCTGAAAACATCCTTCTTAAAATCTCCCTTAAAAAAGGGAGGAAGCATCGTTTCCCGTTTTAGCCTGCGGCGGTTTCATCCGATATTACAGGTGGAAAAAGCTCACTTGGGTACCGACTTTGCCGCGCCTCAGGGCACCCCGATTATTGCCACTGCCAGCGGGGTGATAGAAGCGGCACAGTTTACACACAATAACGGCAAGTATGTCAAAATCCGGCATGACAGAAGGTATGAAACACAGTATCTGCACATGTCCCGTTTTGCCCGTGGTATAAGAAAGGGTGTTCGTGTACAACAGGGGCAGGTGATAGGTTTTGTCGGCAGTACAGGATTGGCAACCGGTCCGCATGTTTGTTACCGGTTCTGGAAACATGGTGCACAGGTGGATCCGCTGAGAGAGAAGCTGAACGTAGTCAGACAAGTTCCCAAAAAAGAGTTAAACGATTACCTGGCCTACTTTACCGCCGTAAAACAAGCCTTAGAGACCATTTCTATCCGTTAA
- a CDS encoding type II toxin-antitoxin system RelE/ParE family toxin translates to MKIAISEQALSDIENIWLYTVENWSAEQADRYYDLIFEEIEFISKNFNAGKSIEYTRKGYRYSKVKSHLIFYRKSTSNEIEIIRVLHQNMDIENRLNDK, encoded by the coding sequence ATGAAAATTGCAATAAGCGAGCAAGCGTTAAGTGATATAGAAAACATCTGGCTTTACACCGTAGAAAACTGGTCAGCAGAACAGGCAGACAGATATTACGATTTAATCTTTGAAGAAATTGAGTTTATCAGTAAAAATTTCAATGCAGGAAAATCCATTGAATATACCAGAAAAGGGTATCGGTATTCCAAAGTAAAATCACATCTGATATTTTACAGAAAATCCACCTCTAACGAAATAGAAATCATCAGAGTATTGCATCAGAACATGGATATTGAAAACAGGCTGAATGATAAATAA
- a CDS encoding type II toxin-antitoxin system ParD family antitoxin: MGKNTSILLGDYYEKFVHEKIADGKYTSVSEVIREALRLFEHEENKAKSLVNELKMGEKSKLVKNFDHKANLKKLHAKHLSK; the protein is encoded by the coding sequence ATGGGAAAAAACACCTCTATCTTATTAGGCGATTATTACGAGAAATTTGTACATGAAAAGATTGCCGATGGCAAATATACTTCTGTGAGTGAAGTCATCAGAGAAGCACTTCGACTTTTTGAACACGAAGAAAACAAGGCAAAAAGCTTGGTAAACGAGTTGAAAATGGGAGAAAAAAGTAAGCTGGTTAAAAATTTTGACCACAAAGCAAACCTCAAAAAATTGCATGCAAAACATTTGTCCAAATGA